The Equus caballus isolate H_3958 breed thoroughbred chromosome 25, TB-T2T, whole genome shotgun sequence nucleotide sequence TATGATGGGCTGGGGCTGTCCTCTttcctctgggactcagtttcccacGAACAAGCCTCAAGCTCCAGAGAGAGGATCTGTCTTTGTGGAGGGGGGGTTATGGTCCTGGGATCCTGCCGGGTTCAGGACCCCCCTCCCATCCTGTTTTCCCCAGACCCAGATCCTCAGAGAGGGGGCCCTGGACCTGGGGTCAGGAGAAGGTGTCCAGGAGAGTCCCTCATCAACCCTGGCTTCAAGAGGTACCCACCcacctgccccttcctcctgTGCTCAGGGTCCATCCCTGGagccctgcccttccctccaTACCCCTGTAGTGTCACCCGCTCTTCTCTCCTAGTAAGAAACCAGCCAGTGGTGTAGACTTTGACGACCCCTGAAGCTGCAGCAAAAAGTGTGACCCTGCCAGGAGTCCACCTTTGCAGAGAGGGGCAGCCCCTGGGACCACCACTGGAgaccacaccaccgccacctgccCGTCCTGCTGGCCAGCAGGAACAGAACTGCTTCTGGAGCCCCTTCCACGTCAAATAAATGGCTTTCTCAGGTGAAGCTCCTGGCCAGGCTCTCACTCGTGGGGGCTGGCTAGGGCAGAGGGATCAGGGATTCCCTGGGGCCTGCGATCTGGGCCTGGGGCCACAGCACAGAAACAGATGTTCCTGGCTCCATTCTCTCTTCCTGGTGGAGGAGCCGCCAGCTGTCCCTGCCTGGCCAGCCCAGGAGTGGAGAGGGTCGTTCGTTTGCAGCAGGGCCAGGGCTTCCCAAGTTTAGAACTCTGTTTCCACCCCCACTGGGCACACCCCTCATTCTTTCAGACCCCACCCAGCAGGGCATAGCCGTGAGTACCTTACACGATGTACACAGTAGGTCCTATGGGACAGGAGAGGTGGCCTGCCACCTGGGGCGGAGCGGAGGAATGTCGGCTGGCTGGGAGCCCAGAGGTGTCCAGGCTGTGTgctctgctccccaccctccttgGCCATCCTGCAGCCCCGCCCTGGCCTGACTGGTTTGGGAGCCCAATCCAGTCCCTGCCATCCCTGATGAGTAGAGGAATGGGCTGTGCCCCACCCACCATGCTCTCTGCCCCGGTCGTTCTGGGCTGTCATGTGAAGCTGAGCGCCGCACAGTGGGAGTTTGGGGGTGGCAGAAATCTCGGGGCTTCTGGTCTCTCGGATGTCAGGACACGCTTACTGGGGCAGATGCCTTTATGGGGCTGCAGAGAAGTGGTCAGGGTGGCAGCGGGGGCGCTAGCGGGGGTGCACGGCAGGCCGGTAGGCCGCCAGGATCTCGGCGCTGTGAGGACACGTGTACTTGAACTCCTTCTCCTGCAGTGCTCTCTCCAGGTAGTGGCGGACGCCGCGCAGCTCGGCGGGGATGGGCGCCTGGCGGAAGTGCGCGCACACCGTCTGCGGGCGAGGGGCGCAGGCACGGTCAAGGCCTCTGCCAGGGCCCGCCCCACCGGCCCCCGCGCCCAGCCCGCGCTCACGTCCACGATGTGCAGCTTGGGCAGCAGGCCGCAGTCGGCCAGGGTGAGCTGGTCGCCGTCCAGGAAGCGGCGGCGCGACTCGCGCAGCTGCGGCTCCCGCGCCCTCTCGTGCTCCAGGGGCGCGCGCAGGTAGCTGTCCAGTCGGGCCAGGGCGCGCAGCAGCAGCTGGtacagggctgggggcggggctgcgGTGAGGAGCCGGCCTGGGCGCAGCTCCTCCCCGCCTCTCGCCACAGCCCCCGACCCTCCTCACCATGGTCCTGCGCGGGCACCGGGTTCTTGATGAACGCGGAGAACTTGTGGAAGACGTCATTGCCCGCCGTGGTGGACTCCCTGTAGCGGGGTGCCAAGCTGGGGAACCTGCGGGCCGGTCGGGCCAGGGGAAGGACTTGGGTCAGACCCTTGTGCCGCCACCCCGCCCCCCGGGCTCCGTCCTGGCGGTGTCCTCCCTGGGGGCCCCATCTCTCGTCCTCCTCCCGCGCCCGGGCCCTCACTCGGGGGGCCCCAGCGTCTCCTCCAGAAACTCCTCAATCTGCATCGTGTCCGTTTTGGCGTCGCCGtcatagaggaggatgggcagctgGGAGCCGGGGGCGAAGTCTTTCAGCACATCCGGGAACCTGTGGGCAGAGGCGAAGGGGAGGCGGCTGGTCCAaggggagcagaggccagggaggggtcccctgggctggggtggggggctcaCCTGCGCATGTCCACGGTGGTGAGCGTGAAGGGCACGCCCTTGAGAAGCAGGATCATGAAGAGCCGCTGACAAGAAGGGCAGTGCCCCACGCTCTCGCCGTCCTCGCTTGCCTGGGGTGGGTGGAGTAGAGAGGTTTTAAGGGCAGGGAGCAGACCCAGGAATCCTGCCACCAGGCTGGGTGGGACCAGGCCTCCCACTGCCAAGAGCCTGGAGCTGCTCCAGGGCTTGGGCCCGGTTGGGCACGGCCTCGACAAGTGGCCCGTGAGGGCCCTTGACTTGGtccctgggaggtggggaggggtgcaGAGCTGCTGGGAGCCTGGAGGCTGGGTGAGGGCACAGGCTCTGAGACCTGGTCCCTTGACCCTTATCTTCAGagcctgggcagaggccaggccccTGGGCCCAGGCCCTGCAAGCTGGTCGCAAGGGTGGGGTGGGCCGAGTGAGCTGTTTTCTGAGTGATTCACCCGCCAAACGGGGCGCCGTGGCTGGCAGCACACTCACTGCCCAGCGCCCCAAGGGTCGGCAGGCAGCCATGGCCTGGCAGCCGTGCACAAGGAGCCACAGACCCGGGCACTGCCGTGAGCACCAATGGTGCTGCCTGGCCCCCTCTCCTGCTGTGTTGTCCCCAGGCTCCACTTGGGCCTCGGCCGCTGGCTGTCTGGTTGGCACCTCCCCACCAAGGGGCTTTTTCCTCTaagagggctgggctgggcccaggAGCCAAGGCTGGGAGTTGGAACCCCTACCCCTTTGGGGCAGCTCACTGGGTCCTTGtcccccaggctgcccctgccttACTCAGCCAGCACAGGGGAAGGGGCACAGACACTGCCTCAGAGACCCACCCCTTGGCCTGCCCCAGAAAGCGGAACCACAGAACACCCCCTCCCGAGttctccccccagccctgcctgcccggCACCTTGACAAACAGCTGGAGCTTGGAGGTTTCAGCCATGGCGGGGAGCTGCAGTGGCAGGGCACAGGTGGGTGGGACCTGGGGAGCTCTTAAAGGCTCCTGGGTGCCCCGCCCTCCGCAACCCAGCGCCCGCCCCTCAGGTCACCTACAGGGGCAGACAAGGTGGACAGGGCTCGCTGTTTGAGCGTGAGGGTGTGACCATGAGGGGACCTGATGCTCAGGACTGGCCTTGGGCCTGTGAGGCTGAGACCAAGCTGCCTGGTGCAGGCTGAGCTCACCATGGACCATGGGAGGGTAGTGATGGGCGCCAAGACCACTGGACCGGGAGGCAGGGAGTGAGGGGcaccagcctgggagggggcggTTCTGGGTCAAGATCACCCCCATTGTGGACCCCACAGCCCTCCCTGCAGTGAACAGCACTTTGTCTTTTGGGGACCCCATCCCAGAAAGCCAGGGAGTGGGTAGGAGAGATGAATAGCCtgcccccagcctcagtttccccattggcATTACCAGGACATTACAGGAGTGATCAGCTCGCCTGGAAGGGATGCCCCCTCCCAAGAGCTGAGCTCTGTCATGCAGGTCCGTGTCCCGTCCCCGTCCCCCTGTCTCCCCCCCGCACCCGCCCGGCCCACATTCCAGACGTTCTGCCACTCGTAGGGGATGAGCCTGGCTCAGGTGTCTCTTCCCAGCCCACCCCACACTCCTGTCTCCCAACGCAGGCTTCTCCCCCTCTTAACCTTTCAAAAGAAGCACCAGAAGGCTCTTAGAAGCCACGACCTCCTGACCCATGGGATCCGCCCACACCACACTGGGCTGGGAGGAAAAACCCAGGGGAGATGGGAAGCCTGCAGCCCTCAGGTGTGCGcccgccctgcccagccccctgaCTTGACTGGAACCCACAACCCGCTCCACCCGTTGGGTCACCCGCTGCACCTCCCCCACTCAGCCTGGGAGCCAGAATGCTCTGCGCCGCCAGGTGGCCGAGAGTGGGATCTGCCCGGCGCCTGGGCCTCCTTCCCCAGGGCCTCCAAACTCGTGGCCCCTTCGTGGACCCCACACCAGCATGCCACCCCTGGAGCCTGGGGGCTGACCCTGATACCCTGTGGAGTTCGGGCAGCCCCTTTCTGGGGCCTGGGCCTCCCCTGCACCTGCTGCCACTGCACCACCAGTATTTTGGCTGCTCCTTGACAACGTGGCGGGCGAGCCCACCCCCACTTTCCTGCTTCCGGACCCGCAAACCACCGCCCTGGAGAAGGGCCCGAGGCCCCTCCACACCTGCTCGCGTTCACCAGATGTCTGTGTATTTCTCTGTGTATAAAAATACCCTTACAAATCCGTAAGAAAAACGGTGAAACGGACAATGAACAAACAGGTGGTTCAGAGAAAAGGAGATACAGACACGGAGAGAAGATGGGAGGGCGTGTCCCACCGCACACTTAGTCCAAGAAACAAAGCAGAACAAGAGATGGTTCACGGGCTGAAACGTGGTAACCATCTTCTCGGCAAAGACTCGAAGAAACGCTCTGCTGGGGCCGCCAGGTCAGCTGGCAAGATGGCAGCGGCCATTGAGCCGGTTCACCCACCTGGGAATGTCCCCGAAGTGTCCTTGTAAATACATGAGGGACAGTGTCTGTGGAGTCCTGGTGCATCCACGGGAGAGGACAGGGGAGTGGGTCTCTCTAGTCTGCAGTTTGGTGGTTCTGTGGCTGAACCGTGCCCCCAagttcctatgttgaagtcctcaccccctgcacctcagaatgtgaccttgtttggagatagggcctttacaGAGGTCGTCAAGTTTAAACGAGGCCATTAGGATGGCCCTACTCAACACGACTCTTTTCCGTATAAAAAGAGTAGATTTGGACCCAGACGTGCACACGCAGAGGGAGAACGCTgtttgaagatggaggcagaggtcagGGTAGTGCTTCTACAAGCCGGGAGTGCCAAAGATGGCCCGCAGACCACCAGCGGCTGGGAGGGAGTGTGGAACAGATCCTTCTTCGTGGCctgaaggagccagccctgcccacgccttgatcttggacttcggCTTCCAGACCTGGGAGAGAATACTCTTGTTGTCGTAAGCCGCCAGTGTGTGGTGCTTTGTTAGGGCAAATCTAGCAAACCGATACAAGTGGGAAGAAATAACCCAGCACATTGAAAAAATCTATGCATCAGTAATTATTGTTCTGAGTCTGTGcttatatatatgtgaaaaaaagACGAAAGGACCACATACAGGATAGCCTCTAATGATAGAAACACAGATAGCCAACTTGTGCACTGTTCGAATTTTCTGCCGTGTTTtcatagtaaatgtttttaaagaaggGAGACCAGAAACTCATGGTCACCAGCCTTAACCTGACCCACAGCCTACCCAGGCCACCGGGGTTGTCACTCAGCTCTCTCaacactccctcccaccccctgccccctgcctcatCCACAGAGCAGCCCCAGGGACCTGGGGCCTAAGCCGGTGTCTTTCTCCCTTCATGGTCCCAGGAGTGGCAGTCCCTGCCTCATGGATGAGTTGGAACCTCTTTTCTCCTGAGCCCCTCTCGGTGGGCCCCTCCCAGTGACATTTTAACAGCTCCAGACACAGACTTGTTGGACAATGAAGGGGCGTGGGGGCGTCAGGGTCTTAGTGGGAACTGTATAGGTTTTCCCAGCCCCGCCTGCTGAGGACTGAGAATTGGGGAGCACACACAGAGCCCAGATGGGGAGTTCCAACTACCCCCCCAAAGGAACCAGAGCTCCCTGGGGAAAGGGCTGAGCCTGGGTGTGGGGCAGGGAGTACGGGGGACCTGGGAGCTGCAACAGATCGTAAGGAAGTGCTCCCAAAAATGTACAGGACAAGTGCAAAGGCCACAGAAGCGCCTCGGAGGGGCTCCCGCTGGCCAAATCTGGGGCAGTTTGAGTATAAAGAAGATGACAGAATTGTGCACCTACAAATGGTTaagcaataattatattttaccacacaaaaaattttttaagataataatatgttgattttttttcttttttgagaaagattagccctaagctaacatctgctgccaatcctctgctttctgctgaggaaggccagccctgagctaacatccgtgcccatcttcctctattttatatgtgggacgcctgccacagcatggcttgctaagtggtgccatgtccacacccgggatccgaactggcaaaccctgggctgccgaagtggaatgtgtgcacttaaccactgcgccactgatTGTTTAAAAAACCATGAGTCCATAGTGATACATTTCTAAAGTGGAGGAGCTTTGTGAAAGAAAAATGCCAGccaataaatgcagaaagaatgaaatcattAGAAAATTGCCATTTTGTAGCCACCATCAGGGGTAAAAGGGTTTTGGGGAACAAGCTGTTCACACGGTCCTCCACGTTCCTGGGGTCTTTATGACCCTTCTATCCCCCTTGAAGTGGTCTAAGGTGGGAGACCGAACACAGCcaaagctgggggtggggggcggcggCCCTGTCTCCAGCCTCTAGCACACCGGGCTCCATCACTGCGGAACCCTCCAGTTCCTGGGAGCCTCCACACCACCTCCAACCTTAGCATGTATGCCTAGCCGGACTTGGGTCTCGCCTAAGAAGTgacctcctccgggaagccctccCTCGGACTGGATGAGATGGAGACTGCCCAGTGCACACCTCTGAAAGGCCCCCCACCACATGGACACCAGGCCCAGGGCCTCGGGAGAAGGTGGAAGGGAGCACAGGCCCGAGGGCACAACACTTGCACAGCAAAGCCCACTCGGGACCTCCCCCCAGGCAAGGGGCCCAGGCTGtgtgggtggggaaggggagagatggGTGGCCCCTGCTTCAGTCTCCTCACTTGTAGCATCAGGGCATTATAGGGGTGAGGAGCCCCACCTTTCCTCCAGGCTGGCCCAGCCGCCTCCCTCCAGCCAGACCCAGTCCTCCAGGACACTGTAGACATGCCCACAGGGTGAGGGCCGTAACCTTAGTGTGGAGCGGCCCGTCTTCACCCAACACCGCACCCCACACACGCAGGCTTGTgaagggttttttgtttatttatttaaaacaaacatctGTGCGCTATGTACAAGTCCGGCTCGTGGGTAGTGGGCGGGCGGGCAGGGGGCCAAGCTGAGTGGGAGAGCAATGGCAGCTGGAGGGAGTGGGGCTGGCTTCTCCATGCCTGCTACAGGGTCCACCGCCCCAAGGCGGCCCCCTCCCTGGCCCACGCCAATGGCTTCCCTCGGTCGTGACTTCCCCGCATGAAAGTGAGTAAGGGAGCCTCTTcctaaagcaaaataaatacgTGCCTGGGGGTGGGACCTAACCCAGCCCCACTCTCACCCTAGGCCTGCAGCTGCTGCCATCTGACTCAGGTGTCAGAGAAAAGTGGGTTCGGGAGGCCAGGCCCTGCCAGGAGAGGGTCGGGTGGTTCCTGGCAGCCCATATCACCCCCGTGGTCCTGGGGGTggtgggcagagctgggcaggggcagaggcGAGGGGCCAGCCAGACCCCAAGGCTTTAAGGCAGAGCAGGGTGGGGGTGTGTGCAGCCCAGGGCCGGGCCAGCCTTTGGCACAATCAGGGGAGGTGGTGTGATGGCCATGAGCAGGGCCAAagatggggggtggggatggagggggcgTGAAGTCCTTGGTCCTGGACCTCCCACTCCAGGCCTGGCAGGTGGGCACTGGGGTCACGGGGTGGGGCCTTGGCCACCGCCTGACTTCTGTCCCCATAGCGTGTCTTTGAGCCTGCTCCTGGCGGTCAGCAGAGCGTGTCCGTGTTGAAGGAGAGCTGGGCCTAGCAGACAGTGGGTGGGCCGGGCTCAGGAGGCATCGTCCGGCACCCACCACTGCCCCACCTCTATCCCCTCCTCTGAGTTCTTTCTTGCCGGGGCGTTCCTCTTGTGGCCTCCCTGCCGAGTCTGGTTGCCCCTGTATTGACAGCTCTCCCCGTCCCCAGGCTCCGCTCCCATACCTCTATGCCCAGGCCTTCCACGTCCACTCTAGTCCTGAGCATCAGGCAGGTCCCTCTGTTCTCTTCTGCTTGGGACATCAGGGTCCCTGGGGCcactcttcccccacccctgcttcCCACCCCAAGCCTGAGCCCTCTGGCCAGCTGGCTGCCCTGACTCGGCGGGTCCTGCTCACCCGTTCCTCCTCGAAGCTGATGAGGCCCTCGTCCTCCGTATCCAGGTCCTCAGGCTCGTCGGCCACAAGTGCCCGCAGCTCGGTGGGGGTGGGTCGTGGCCGGAACAGGCTGAGCAGGCGGCCCAAGGGGGACTGCAGGGCTGAGGGCGGCTCTGTCTCCTGCTGCTCCAGGTTGTCGCTCTGCTTCTTGGCGAAGTTCACGAACACCTGGTGGGCAGGGGCAGGTTGGTGGGCAGGGCCCAGCTCAGGCGGCCTGCACCCTTGGCCCGGGGCGCTCACGTTGTCCAGAGTGGTCTGGCTGACCGAGTAGTCCTCGATGCCCAGCACGCCCACCACCTGCTCCATCTTGCTGAACACCTGCGCCAGTGAGATGTGCTCCGACTTGAGCTGGTACTGCACCTTCGTGTGGTGCCGCTCCTGGGGGGGTGCAGAGGTCAGAGGCCACTTGGCCAGGgccccccacccttcccaccccaggGGGCCCCACCCACCTTGAGCATGGCCTCTGGAAAGTTCCGGTTGAAGAACCGCACCACGTCTTTCACGTTCTGGCTGCTCTTGGTCCTCACCGTGATCATGTAGCCATCTCCAAACCTGCAGGATAGGCCCGTGGCCTGCAGCCCCGGCCACCCAGGGGAGCCCATCCCCGACTCGCCACAGCCCCACAGCTCCTGCAGCCCCTGCAGCAGCATGCCCAGCTCACCGGTTCTTCAGGtgctggatgctgcccagacaGCGCAGGCGCCCGTTCACCATGATGGCCAGCCGCGTGCACAGCGCCTCACACTCCTCCATGCTGGGCAGAGACACACGCGGAGTGGGCTGGCACGCagtggcggggtgggggaggcaccATGCAGGGACAGGGAGGGGGCCGCACCTGTGCGATGTCAGCACCACTGAGCGCCCTGTCTTGATGAGATCCAGAATGAGGTTCCAGAGGAAGCGCCTGGCCTTGGGGTCCATGCCTGTGGTTGGCTCGTCCTGGGGGTGGTGCCAGGCTCAGCTGCTGCATCCCCGCTCACCCCAACTGGCCCCACTGGCCGCCTCCTGCCCAGGCCCACAGGAAGACGGGACCCAACCCCCCATCCCCCCAGGCTCACCAGGAAGATGAAGGCTGGGTACCCGATGAGGGCGATGGCTGTGGACAGCTTCCGCTTGTTGCCTCCGCTGTATGTGCCAGCCGGCTTGTCGGCATATTTGGTCAGCTCCAGCTTCTCCAGAGCCCACTTCACCACCTGGGGTGACAGCAGATGTCAAGGCCGGCCCTTCACACGGCCCCTCCCCGGCCTGGGCGACCCTCACCCGCGCCTCGTCCTTCCAGGGGATGCCGCGGAGCCGTGT carries:
- the CLIC3 gene encoding chloride intracellular channel protein 3, with translation MAETSKLQLFVKASEDGESVGHCPSCQRLFMILLLKGVPFTLTTVDMRRFPDVLKDFAPGSQLPILLYDGDAKTDTMQIEEFLEETLGPPEFPSLAPRYRESTTAGNDVFHKFSAFIKNPVPAQDHALYQLLLRALARLDSYLRAPLEHERAREPQLRESRRRFLDGDQLTLADCGLLPKLHIVDTVCAHFRQAPIPAELRGVRHYLERALQEKEFKYTCPHSAEILAAYRPAVHPR